ACAACCGCCTGCTGTGTAGGCCACCATCTTAACGGTGTAAACCGTATCCCTGTCTGTCAGGTTATAGAAGGTGTGACTTGGATTCATTTGTGAAGATGGTGAACTGCCATCACCAAAATCCCACAAATAATAATATGCTCCCACAGAATTATTCTCAAACTGAACATTCAACGGGGCACAACCATCTGTCGCAGATGTAAAAGCAGCCTGCACTCCCGGCGTTGCCAGTACATTGTCATTCGCTGTACTTGTACAGCCATTTGCGCTGGTAACAGTCAAAGTCACCTGATAACTTTCCGGATATGTTGTTCCATTCACGTAAGTGTGGGATACTGTTGCTGAAGCGTCGTTTGAGGTACTTCCATCTCCAAAGTCCCAATCGTATGTAGCTGCTCCTGTCGAATTGTTCTCAAATACGGCATCGAATGGAGAACACCCCGAAACAATCGGCGTATTAAAACTGGCTTGTGGATTCGCATAAACTGTAACTGTATGTGACACAGAATCAGTTCTTCCGTAAGGCGTAGTTCCTATTAACCACACAGTATACGTTTGGTCGGTTGTTCCGTTATTTTCAAACGTATGCTTGGGATTGGTCAGGTGCACTTCGGGTGTACCGTCTCCAAACTTCCAGGTGTAAGAAGTTGCGTAAGTTGAACTATTTCTAAACTGAACTACAACCGGACTACAATCAGCCGTATCAGGATCGAAGGCAATGATTGGCGGACTATCCGTATCCAATATCTGCGTAACAGCATCGGTACAACCAGAGGCTGAGGTTGCTGTCAAAGTAATATTATAGCTCGTCGTGGCATTCGGTGAGACAAAATCGTGTGTAGCAGTCGTCCAGCCGCTTCCCAGCGTTACTGTGTTGCCATCCCCGTAATCCAGAACATAACTAATTGCACCAGCAGACATATTGGTAAAGTCTACTGTAGTAGTACTGCCAGAAACATTGGTTACCGCCATCGAAAAGTTGGCTTGCGGACTTCCCAGTACAGTTACATTTTTTGTGATTGTATCGGAACAACCGTAGTAGGACTTGGAAACCAACTGAACAGGGTTCACCGCATCCACTCCTGGTGCAGTTTCATAACGATGCGATGGATCCGCTGTGTAGTTTATCCCCGAACCATCTCCGAAATCCCATTCGAACTGCTGCGCATTTGTTGACAAGTTCCTGAACTGTACGTCAAGAATGGAACATCCGGTTGTATCCGGTGCAAAATCTGCAGTTACTTTGGGAAGTACCCTAATCGACACCGTAAGAGAATCACTACAGCCCAGCGAATTAACTGCCTTCAACTTCAGGTTGTAAGTAACCGGTGTCGTTGTATTGTTCGTATATAAATGTGATATATTACCCAAACTGTTGGTTGTTTGCGTTGCTCCATCACCAAAATCCCAGTAATAAGTGGTCGCTCCTGTCGATGCGTTTGTTCCTTCGAAAGTAAACGGCGAACATCCCGTATAATTTGGAGCATTCAGATCGGCAACCGGTGCCGGAGCTACCAGGAATGCCTGGTGCGCCGTGTCCGAACAACCATACAATGAAGTAGCTGCCAACGAAACATTATATATTGTATCGCTGAGACCATAATTGTTAAATATCCTAACAGGATCTTTCACATATTCTTTTGATCCTCCGTCACCGAAATCCCATTCATACGAGAATGCACCAGTTGATGTATTGGTAAAGTCAACCACAAACGGAGCACACCCAGCTGTATCCGCGGTAAACGAAGCAGTAACATTCGGGTAAACCACAATACTCTTCACCACAGAATCCTGGCAACCAAATGAGTTGGTCGATTTTACCACCAGGTTATAGGTCTGCGGCGATGTCCCTGTGTTAAGATATTGGTGCGTTAGATCGGTGGTCGTTGTCAATGTTTCTGTCGTTCCATCTCCGTAGTCCACTTCATACGAAACACCATCCGGCGAAGTATTGTGTAATGTCGTATTCAACGGGGTACAGCCAGTTGTATCGCTAATATTAAAGTACACTTTGTCAACTGGATATACATGCATGGTAGCGTAAGCGGTATCGAGACATCCGCCTGATGAGCGGGCAACCTGCATGACAGTAAACTGACTTTCTGCATTACCGGTGGCGTTGTAAATATGCTGCGGATTGAAATTGGTATCATCAACTGTCCCATCCCCAAAATCCCAGTGCATCGTGTAAGCACCGGTGGCTGTATTGATGAAGTCAGCCACCAATGGAGAACAACCAACGGTATCGACAGAAAAACCTGCGGTTACACCTGGCAACACCTGAATTGGGTAACTCACTGAGTCACGGCATCCTTCTGCTGACTCAACTACAAGTTTCAGGTTATATACTACCGGAGTTAAATTCGGATTCGTATACGTGACACTGTAGTTGGCTGCATAACCCGTTGTATCTTTTCTGCCATCACCATAGTCCCAATAGAAATAGTCACCATTCAGTGAATTGTTCTGAATATTAACAACTAACGGATCGCATCCATAGTTGTCTGACAATGTGATATCCGCTTTCACTTCCGGCTTTACGAGCATCTGGTGAGTTGTCGAGTCCTTACAACCATAGAAGGAAGAGCTGTTCAATTTAACAGTATAAACTGCATCTGCTCCCGTTGAATTCGTATACGTATGGGATGCCAGGTATTTATTGCTTGGATTCACCGTTCCGTCACCAAAGTCCCAGGTATAGGTGTAAGCTCCCGGATCGGCTACCATTATTACATTGGCAGGTGAACAGACTGTATCCGGTAAGATACTGAAATCGAAATGTTGCGTCGGGTAAACCGTTACTTCCCTCATCAGACTATTAATACAACCATACGTATTGGTTGCAATCAAGCGTACCCGGAAATACCTAATGTATGTAGAATCGTTGATGAAATCATGTGTCGTGTTAAAATCAGTACTCGTCTGACCATCGTCAAAATCCCATAAATACTTGATGGCTCCGGTAGTTTTGTTTGTAAAGGTTGCCGTAACCGGACTACATCCCGGCAGGTAATCCATATCAAAGCTGGTCACCGGAATCGGATGTACCAGAATGTTCTGAAAAGCTGTATCTGAACAACTACTACTGTTCGTTGCAATCAAACGGACTCTGAAAGAAGCATTTGTATCCGTTCCATTCGAAAAAGTATGTGATGGATCTGTGTCCAAACTGCTCATACCATCGTCGAAAGTCCACAGATACTGATCGGCATGTTGAGATTGGTTTGTAAAATCAACAGCCAACGGATTACAACCCACTGTATCGGAAGCAGAGAACGCAGCTACTGCACGCTGATACACGGTTACCGTATTGTCGACGGTATCGATACAACCAAATGAAGATTCACCCGTAAGCCGAACCACGAATGTCGTGTCATTTCCGGTAGGACTGGTAAAAGTATGGGACGGACTTTGCAGACTACTGTTGGCTGATCCATCTCCGAAGTCCCAGTTCCACCAGGTCGCTCCCGGATTTGCATTTACAAATCCGAATGTTGATGGATTACAGCCTTCAAAGTGCACAGGCGAACCGACTAGGAAATCAGGCTTTACTGTAATTTCCTGTTGTGTTGCCGTTTCACAAGTTCCATTCTGAATGGTCAGCGTAATAACAAAATTCATCAATCCTGACGAAGTGTTGTGGTACGTATGTGTCACAGGATCGGCCGTATAAACCGTATCACGCGTTCCATCACCATAATCCCAGATATAAGTGGATCCACCGATTGTTCCTCCGTCGGACATTTGCAATGTGTATGGTGAACAGCCAGATGTATCAGGTACTGAGATGACCGGATCTGGATAAGCGACAAAGTCAATCGTCACATCATCATATGACGAACAACCGTTTCCATTGTCGTCTGTCCAACGGAAGACATAGCTTCCCTGCTGACTAACATCAACGAGCGTATTATTTCTGTCTGAAAATTCGAAAGTTGCAGTTCCGGGACCTGAAACCTGGGTCCAGAATCCATTACCCAGTGCCGCACTTCCTGAAAGGTTATATTGCAATCCGCATACAGAATCATCGGGTCCGGCATTTGGTGTAGGAATCTGAATGAAATTAACAATAGCTGTATCGACTGCTTCACAGGTTTTATTTACAACGGTCCATCCAAATTCGTATGACCCGTATGCAGAAACCGTTACTCCGGCTGCCGGGTCTGAGGTATTGGTAAAAGTTGATGTACCCGGACCTGAAATCTGTACCCAATGAGCTGGATAAATCGGAGATTGATTGGCGCGCAGATCTGCTACCAATCCACAGGTATCCTGATCCGCTCCGGCGTTAGATGTGGGCATCTCTAAAATCTTTACCACTGTTGACGCATTATCGCTGCAACCCGCATCATCCGAAACGGAGTAATCAAGATGGTAGATTCCCGGAGTTCCAGCTATAAAATTCGGATTTTGCACATTGGGATCATCCAGATAGCCAGCATCAGGTCCTGTCCACGAATGATTTACATAATTCCCCGAACCACCGGTTATGGTTGGAACCATTTGCAACGGTTCGCCGGTACATCCAAATACCGTATCCGGAAGTGTGACATTGAGGTCGGCTACATCTAAATGAAAATCAACCGTGTCCGCACACACTTTCGTGCTAACAATGTAACGAACACTGAAGAGTCCCGGGTCGGTCCCGTCGAAATGAACAATCGGACCATTCGGATTACTCTCCTGCAGGTATTTTGTATCTCCACTCCAATCGTGCTTCAATCCACTGATCAATGTATTCGGATTTCCGTTCAGTTCAACAGTTGAGCCCAAACACATATTGATTGGATCGCCAAGCGTACTGTGTGCACCCAGGTTCGGGAAAACAATGATATTCAAATAACTGGTGTCCCGACATCCATACTGAGATTCGGTAACCAAACGGACCGTAACTGTATCGTTTTCACCGGTAACGTTATCAAACAGCCACATCGGATTAGTCTGAGTAGCATCGGTTACGCCATCCTCATTAAAATCCCAATAGCGCTTATGTGTACTTACTGAACCGCTTCCACCTCCAACGGCCCAAAATTTGATTTTCTGCGGAGCACAAATGGTACTATCCGAAGCTGCAATACCTATTTGTTGTGTGTCGTGGACAAGAACCTGCTTGCTTTGAGTTGAGATACATCCATTATTATTCACACCATTCAATGTGATGGTAAAAGTCTCATCACCGTTACCGACTGTATAAATGTTACTTACAGTTTCATTGGTCGTTGTATTGTAGGTCGTTCCGTCTCCAAAGTTCCATTCATAATTATCAGTATTGGTCGAGTTATTGGTCATATAAACTACCAAAGGTTCACATCCTTCCGTATCCGACAACGAGAAATTCAAATTGGGTGACTGCTTTACCGTGATATAGGTAGTATCAATTCCCTCACAACCGCCATTATTGACTTCAGTATAAATAATCTGGTTGTTTCCGATATTGGCTTTAGAAGGATCAAAAAGTCCTGTGTTACTCACTCCTGGGCCCGACCAGGTACCCGCTCCTGTTACATTTCGACCTGTTACAACCAGGTTGAAGGGAGCATCAGCACTACAAACCGGACTTACGGGTGTGATTTTGGGCCAGGGTTTATCGATAATTATAATTCGGGCAGTACCTGAAACCGGAGCATTATCAGGATATGGATTACAGAAGTTCCAGTTGTCAAGGCGAATCTCAAACACCTTTCCAACATCCGTCGAATCTGTTTTTGGTACATAAATGGACCAACTGCGGTTTTTCGGATCGTATGGTCCATCAGCAATATAACCGTAATGAGTGGTGTCTCCGGCAACCATACCATTTCCGATATGTATAATAGAGCCATCAGGTCTGTTCAGCTCAATTCCTGGAATACGGTTAGCCGGATCGTCGATACCATAGGTAAATTGTGTGATCCGATCCTGATAGTTTGGCTTGTCAACAGCGGGAGCGGTACAGTTCCATGTACTCTGATCATGAAACATAATGGTTGTATCCTCACCTACACAAACCTGTACCTCATAAGGATAAATACTTATGTTACCGCCATTGGAATCGTCCTTGTCCCAGACCGTAACAATCTGCGGCACCTTAGAGTCGGTACAACGAACTCCATCAACAATTAATGTTGAACTGGCATTGTAGGTACAACTGCCATTTACCTGGGAAGGATAGTTGTGGTTGTCGGTTGCACTAATGACCGGGAAAGGACCTGATTTATCAATTGTTGCATTGACTAAATCAACCGTTCCATCTCCCCAGTCGAATTCGACCTGGAAAGAAGAGGCGCCACTAATACTAAAAAGCGTGTATTGAGCATCGAAGGAGTAAACATCAACCGGCGCGCAAATTCCGTCAACTTTAATATTACTACCCTTCTGGAAAATCAGATCACAAACCTGAGCGTTTGCGCTGTTTCGTCCGAAAAGCACCAACGATATAAGCAGTAAAAAAAAGGTGTACTTGCCCTTGTGAGATTTAATTTGTCTCGCTCCCATTAATTTTGCCCCGACTTTAATTACTCCTTTTGAACTAATTGCTCCTACTGCTTCTAAACGAAGTAATGACTTTGCCTATCGCAAACCGTACCAGACAAAGTTGTCACCCGGCATCTTTCAGCGGACTGCGACCGGCAAAGTCAACATCACTTCGAATGCTCCATTTTTCTTCTTTCTCAATGTGAGATTCAGAAGATTACTTGTAGGAGTGAATTCTGCTCCTATCCTCATTATCCTGGTTGCCTGGCGGAAAAATAAGGGCTCTATGCCTTAATCATCCCCTCAATAAAATTTGCTTTAATTCGGGGAATCCGGTTTTTCATGTCAGCTGTTTAAATAATTAACATGAACACGACACGTTTCAAGTCAGAAGAAATGTTTGAAATGCTTACCTGTTATTAACCTCCTCTGTGCCGGAACAATAGATGGCTGATTATTGAAAAACCGCTCCAACCTTTGCAGTTATTTATACTTTAAGAACGCAAAAGGTAACCCTTTTAGTCTATAATTTTTACATTTTTTCCTTTCGGAGAGCTGGTAAAGTGTAAACATTTCAACCACAGAATCAACTAATTATCCATTATTTACTTCATTTTTCATATTTAACATATTCTCGCCCGTTTAACAAACACATTCCCCTTTTTATGCTTTTTTAACAATCAAACCCTCTTTATCAGCTCATTATCTGGGCGATAGACAGCATTCTTCTTGTTTTTTGGCATGATTTTGGCAGAATTTATATGTGAAAAAGACAGTCGGCAATCACGAAACGAGCCATGGCAAAGATCTGATACATGTAGATGAATGGTTATAAATAAGTTACGATGGCGATTTAAAACTAAAATGATGAACCCATGAAACATTTGATGTTTTTAGTACTGGTCGTTATTGCAGCATCATGTGCCGCTCCCAAAAACAGTACAAAGAGTGTGGTGCTGAAAACCGAAAATGACTCGACACAAAAGGACACCACTGAAGTCGTCGCTTTGGATCCCGGATTCGAAAGCTGGTATGCCATGCACGACAACAAAGCCAACTACAGAAGTAAACAATACTACCACAATTGGAATGTGCGTTATGTAAGGGAATGGAACCTGAAAGCATCGACTTATCCCCATGCTCAACTGTTTAACGGACAGATTAATTATGATTTCTCGGAAGATTATCCGCTCGAAGTCGAGCACAAATTATTCATGTACTTTCAGTTTGTAGAACACAAGTTGGGGATTCCGATTTTAACCGATGGAGCCCGACCGCAGCCGGTTTTTTAGATATTTCTGAAAAGTAACAGCCGGCTTCCGTCCAGCTCATCTTCTTTTATCAGTTTACCCGGTATTTTCGGAGCAGGAACACCACTTCGAAATAACCGGTTACCTACAAATACGCGCGCCTCATCCCATTGATTTCGTTCCACAAAACTATCAAGCAATTTGCGACCTCCTTCTACAATCAACGATTGTATATCTCTCCGGTACAATTCATCCAGCATTTGTTGCACGGCATCCCGCAAGGGATCCAGCTTCACAAATTCGAGGTTCTTTTCATCGTTCTCAGGACTTTCTGTGAATATCAGCGTAGGTGTCGATTGATCAAACAGAGCTAAATCGCTACTCAGGCGCCGGGTACGATCGAGAATAATGCGTAGCGGATGACAGCCATGCCATTCTCTGACGGTTAATGATGGATTGTCTTTTTCGGCTGTGTTTGTACCCACCATGATCGCCGCCTCGTCGGTCCGCATTTTATGCACCGCAGTTTTCGACAATTGATTGGTAATCCAGGTAGATTGTCCGTAATGTTCCGGCGAGCGGTCGATGTCGATAAATCCGTCCAGCGTTTGCGCCCATTTCAAAATGATGTAGGGTCGTTTCTTTTCATGAAAGGTGAAGAATCGCCTGTTTTGTTCCTGACATTCATCCCTCATAACGCCCAGCACAACACGACAACCGGCAGACTTTAATTTTTCAATGCCTTTGCCGGCAACCTGAGCAAATGGGTCGACCGTGCCGATAACCACTCTGGGAATTTTTTTCGATACGATTAAATCGGAACACGGTGGTGTTTTCCCATGGTGGGCGCAGGGCTCCAGTGTCACATAAAGTGTCGAATCTTTTAACAACTCTTTTCTTTTCACCGAATTAGTGGCGTTCACTTCGGCATGCGGTCCGCCATATTTTTGATGAAAACCTTCACCTATAATTTTGTCTTCGTGAACAATCACGCAACCGACCATCGGATTCGGTGCTACATTGCTCATGCCTAAACGAGCCAGTTCAAGGGCCCGTTCCATATATTTCTTATCGTAACTGAATGACTGATTCATTTCCGGCTTTCTTTATCTTTGCACGATGAAACGATTATTCGATCATATCCGGGAAAAGCTTTCCGGCC
This Prolixibacter sp. NT017 DNA region includes the following protein-coding sequences:
- a CDS encoding PKD domain-containing protein, producing MGARQIKSHKGKYTFFLLLISLVLFGRNSANAQVCDLIFQKGSNIKVDGICAPVDVYSFDAQYTLFSISGASSFQVEFDWGDGTVDLVNATIDKSGPFPVISATDNHNYPSQVNGSCTYNASSTLIVDGVRCTDSKVPQIVTVWDKDDSNGGNISIYPYEVQVCVGEDTTIMFHDQSTWNCTAPAVDKPNYQDRITQFTYGIDDPANRIPGIELNRPDGSIIHIGNGMVAGDTTHYGYIADGPYDPKNRSWSIYVPKTDSTDVGKVFEIRLDNWNFCNPYPDNAPVSGTARIIIIDKPWPKITPVSPVCSADAPFNLVVTGRNVTGAGTWSGPGVSNTGLFDPSKANIGNNQIIYTEVNNGGCEGIDTTYITVKQSPNLNFSLSDTEGCEPLVVYMTNNSTNTDNYEWNFGDGTTYNTTTNETVSNIYTVGNGDETFTITLNGVNNNGCISTQSKQVLVHDTQQIGIAASDSTICAPQKIKFWAVGGGSGSVSTHKRYWDFNEDGVTDATQTNPMWLFDNVTGENDTVTVRLVTESQYGCRDTSYLNIIVFPNLGAHSTLGDPINMCLGSTVELNGNPNTLISGLKHDWSGDTKYLQESNPNGPIVHFDGTDPGLFSVRYIVSTKVCADTVDFHLDVADLNVTLPDTVFGCTGEPLQMVPTITGGSGNYVNHSWTGPDAGYLDDPNVQNPNFIAGTPGIYHLDYSVSDDAGCSDNASTVVKILEMPTSNAGADQDTCGLVADLRANQSPIYPAHWVQISGPGTSTFTNTSDPAAGVTVSAYGSYEFGWTVVNKTCEAVDTAIVNFIQIPTPNAGPDDSVCGLQYNLSGSAALGNGFWTQVSGPGTATFEFSDRNNTLVDVSQQGSYVFRWTDDNGNGCSSYDDVTIDFVAYPDPVISVPDTSGCSPYTLQMSDGGTIGGSTYIWDYGDGTRDTVYTADPVTHTYHNTSSGLMNFVITLTIQNGTCETATQQEITVKPDFLVGSPVHFEGCNPSTFGFVNANPGATWWNWDFGDGSANSSLQSPSHTFTSPTGNDTTFVVRLTGESSFGCIDTVDNTVTVYQRAVAAFSASDTVGCNPLAVDFTNQSQHADQYLWTFDDGMSSLDTDPSHTFSNGTDTNASFRVRLIATNSSSCSDTAFQNILVHPIPVTSFDMDYLPGCSPVTATFTNKTTGAIKYLWDFDDGQTSTDFNTTHDFINDSTYIRYFRVRLIATNTYGCINSLMREVTVYPTQHFDFSILPDTVCSPANVIMVADPGAYTYTWDFGDGTVNPSNKYLASHTYTNSTGADAVYTVKLNSSSFYGCKDSTTHQMLVKPEVKADITLSDNYGCDPLVVNIQNNSLNGDYFYWDYGDGRKDTTGYAANYSVTYTNPNLTPVVYNLKLVVESAEGCRDSVSYPIQVLPGVTAGFSVDTVGCSPLVADFINTATGAYTMHWDFGDGTVDDTNFNPQHIYNATGNAESQFTVMQVARSSGGCLDTAYATMHVYPVDKVYFNISDTTGCTPLNTTLHNTSPDGVSYEVDYGDGTTETLTTTTDLTHQYLNTGTSPQTYNLVVKSTNSFGCQDSVVKSIVVYPNVTASFTADTAGCAPFVVDFTNTSTGAFSYEWDFGDGGSKEYVKDPVRIFNNYGLSDTIYNVSLAATSLYGCSDTAHQAFLVAPAPVADLNAPNYTGCSPFTFEGTNASTGATTYYWDFGDGATQTTNSLGNISHLYTNNTTTPVTYNLKLKAVNSLGCSDSLTVSIRVLPKVTADFAPDTTGCSILDVQFRNLSTNAQQFEWDFGDGSGINYTADPSHRYETAPGVDAVNPVQLVSKSYYGCSDTITKNVTVLGSPQANFSMAVTNVSGSTTTVDFTNMSAGAISYVLDYGDGNTVTLGSGWTTATHDFVSPNATTSYNITLTATSASGCTDAVTQILDTDSPPIIAFDPDTADCSPVVVQFRNSSTYATSYTWKFGDGTPEVHLTNPKHTFENNGTTDQTYTVWLIGTTPYGRTDSVSHTVTVYANPQASFNTPIVSGCSPFDAVFENNSTGAATYDWDFGDGSTSNDASATVSHTYVNGTTYPESYQVTLTVTSANGCTSTANDNVLATPGVQAAFTSATDGCAPLNVQFENNSVGAYYYLWDFGDGSSPSSQMNPSHTFYNLTDRDTVYTVKMVAYTAGGCKDSLTENITVYGTPNIDLTYSATNGCAPFNVEITDNSTPGTTMTWDWGDGSPLQVTTAPTNITHTYANTTLQSISRRMKVTATSPYGCESISEHVFVVYPQVTAGFNMNPTVGCSPLSVQFTNTALAESYLDWDFGDGSNATSANPQHVFVNTSNLLDQVFNVRQIATSVNGCADTLQQAVTVHPAPEIKVSVSDTVGCAPLTVRVDNLSLSGQAYTVKYGDGVTETINSGGYATHTYTASHAAEQFYKMVIKGDNPFGCTDSIVKNIHLYPTVTADFVSDTQGCSPLPVRFQNTSQGAFSYEWRFDDGSTDYTENPVRVFENTTPNDSINTVQLVAYNNYGCSDTTSQNITVSPSPVADITVSSAEGCAPFTVNVTNNSYLGYTFHWVYGDGTDEYKSAGESATHTYENTGVTPVYYDLKLVVETLNGCRDSVIRKITVLPEVKTAMVLDTIGCSPLFTTLQNLTTGAQQFVWDYGDGTPISTAYNPSHTFVNMSTTNDTIYTVKLVAKSFYGCEDSTYQDVAVLASPHADFTVDKTTGCGPLDIQLENQSVGGVTYTVKYGDGTEENIAEGAIVNHTYHNTTSQAISYSLRVLVESATGCVDSMATRIEVLPELNAAFSSDSIGCAPLGIRFNNESSGATAYQWDFDDGSAVENFTSPYHLFDNSSLADTIYNVKLLAYSPYGCVDSTMKDITVHPTPNADISAIDVEGCTPFDAMFSNHTTGADSYAWDFGDGTTSTTSDTLVNHTYVNANPMVQSYHIWVKASNNFGCSDDAYESVQVNPFVKAAFSADTVGCSPLTLDFKNLSEGAYSYEWYFGDGSGVYRSTNPSHTFVNSSQEDTIFHVMLISMSRYGCSDTARMDIRVYPTPVASFSVNSLGGCAPYTLEITNQSVGAENYLWKFGDGTTSTDDEENFTHDYLNSGQTTVSYPLTLQVENEIGCKSSYTADIEVHPMVAADFQPGKNEGCSPVTVSFSNLSTGGATYYWDFADASYSSEFQPRHTFVNTTSKDSVFMVQLVATSVNGCTDTISKSILVHPTPQTAFSVDPQVQTFPDKTVQITNETPGGPWDYVWNFGDMTEEVEGDVTSHDFEEPGNYDITLTASSDFCSQKVVQRVTVLAGPPSAVFEPDTAGCPPLRVQFRNRSENGFRYVWDFGDGNYSTQKTPDHTFFAEGTYNVHLQVFNQVGDVAESEKQIVVYPAVRAYFNLYPSRVKIPGEKVSFSNFSENADNYLWDFGDGDTSTVYEPEHEYQKEGVFPVTLIATSKFGCVDTFTVSQGVETYSDAKVSVPNAFMPSKDGPNGGKYTPGDRYNHVFYPVVAKGDIEQYQMQIFNRWGNLMFLSNDIDIGWDGYYNGELASPGVYIWRIKCTFKDGSQIIKAGDVTLLQ
- the ribD gene encoding bifunctional diaminohydroxyphosphoribosylaminopyrimidine deaminase/5-amino-6-(5-phosphoribosylamino)uracil reductase RibD gives rise to the protein MNQSFSYDKKYMERALELARLGMSNVAPNPMVGCVIVHEDKIIGEGFHQKYGGPHAEVNATNSVKRKELLKDSTLYVTLEPCAHHGKTPPCSDLIVSKKIPRVVIGTVDPFAQVAGKGIEKLKSAGCRVVLGVMRDECQEQNRRFFTFHEKKRPYIILKWAQTLDGFIDIDRSPEHYGQSTWITNQLSKTAVHKMRTDEAAIMVGTNTAEKDNPSLTVREWHGCHPLRIILDRTRRLSSDLALFDQSTPTLIFTESPENDEKNLEFVKLDPLRDAVQQMLDELYRRDIQSLIVEGGRKLLDSFVERNQWDEARVFVGNRLFRSGVPAPKIPGKLIKEDELDGSRLLLFRNI
- a CDS encoding DUF6146 family protein produces the protein MKHLMFLVLVVIAASCAAPKNSTKSVVLKTENDSTQKDTTEVVALDPGFESWYAMHDNKANYRSKQYYHNWNVRYVREWNLKASTYPHAQLFNGQINYDFSEDYPLEVEHKLFMYFQFVEHKLGIPILTDGARPQPVF